The following are encoded together in the Lactuca sativa cultivar Salinas chromosome 1, Lsat_Salinas_v11, whole genome shotgun sequence genome:
- the LOC111889115 gene encoding uncharacterized protein LOC111889115 isoform X1, whose product MIYMGRASFNWMLCLQEENGIGNAPQCFQLFLGAGTFTLSNLGMFGVDRFDAILPPGTGAIMAVGASEPTVVATKDGRIGMKSQMQGKRKVVKSPIDITFKHFKSANAKTRCVLLKIYVF is encoded by the exons ATGATATATATGGGGAGAG CTTCTTTTAATTGGATGTTGTGCTTACAAGAGGAGAATGGAATTGGAAATGCTCCCCAGTGTTTCCAGTTATTTCTTGGAGCAG GTACTTTTACTCTTTCCAACCTTGGAATGTTTGGAGTGGATCGCTTTGATGCCATCTTGCCACCAGGAACT GGTGCAATCATGGCTGTTGGGGCGTCTGAGCCCACTGTTGTCGCCACCAAGGATGGTCGAATCGGCATGAAGAGCCAGATGCAG GGAAAAAGGAAAGTGGTCAAGTCACCCATAGATATTACTTTTAAGCACTTTAAGTCGGCAAATGCAAAAACCAGATGCGtacttttgaaaatttatgttttttaa
- the LOC111889115 gene encoding dihydrolipoyllysine-residue acetyltransferase component 5 of pyruvate dehydrogenase complex, chloroplastic isoform X2 → MIYMGRGTFTLSNLGMFGVDRFDAILPPGTGAIMAVGASEPTVVATKDGRIGMKSQMQGKRKVVKSPIDITFKHFKSANAKTRCVLLKIYVF, encoded by the exons ATGATATATATGGGGAGAG GTACTTTTACTCTTTCCAACCTTGGAATGTTTGGAGTGGATCGCTTTGATGCCATCTTGCCACCAGGAACT GGTGCAATCATGGCTGTTGGGGCGTCTGAGCCCACTGTTGTCGCCACCAAGGATGGTCGAATCGGCATGAAGAGCCAGATGCAG GGAAAAAGGAAAGTGGTCAAGTCACCCATAGATATTACTTTTAAGCACTTTAAGTCGGCAAATGCAAAAACCAGATGCGtacttttgaaaatttatgttttttaa